NNNNNNNNNNNNNNNNNNNNNNNNNNNNNNNNNNNNNNNNNNNNNNNNNNNNNNNNNNNNNNNNNNNNNNNNNNNNNNNNNNNNNNNNNNNNNNNNNNNNNNNNNNNNNNNNNNNNNNNNNNNNNNNNNNNNNNNNNNNNNNNNNNNNNNNNNNNNNNNNNNNNNNNNNNNNNNNNNNNNNNNNNNNNNNNNNNNNNNNNNNNNNNNNNNNNNNNNNNNNNNNNNNNNNNNNNNNNNNNNNNaagtgggccgggcgcggtggctcaagcctgtaatcccagcactttgggaggccgagacgggcggatcacgaggtcaggagatcgagaccatcctggctaacatggtgaaaccccgtctctactaaaaatacaaaaaactagccgggcgtggtggcgggcgcctgtagtcccagctactcggaggctgaggcaggagaatggcgtgaacctgggaggcggagcttgcagtgagccgagatcgcgccactgcactccagcctgggtgacacagcgcgagactccgtctcaaaaaaaaaaaaaaagaaaagaaaaacattttaagacaAAACTGAGAGGCTCACCACTAACAGACTCTTACTAAAGGAAACTCTTTGGAGTATTTTTCAGGCACAGAAGAAAATGATCCTGGATGAAACGCAGAAAGTAATGAAGTGCAATCAAGGTGGTAAATATTTgggtaaaatgaaatgaaaactgcCCACATCAAACAAAAATGTTGTGCagggagatgtgtgtgtgtgtgagagagacacaaatattatatataagtatatatatataaaccccACAtcattatatttagaaatatatatgtgtatacctGTATAAATGCAAAGCTGCTATTAAAAAGTTAACTTTCATAGACAATTTCTTGGAGAAAACCATAAAATACTACTGAAGGGTAGGAAAgatgagttaaaaaataaataaagacaggccaggtgcagtggctcactcctgcaatcccagcactttgggaagctgaggcaggcggatcacttgaggtcaggagttcaagaccagcctggccaacacagcaaaaccctatctctattaaaaatataaaaatcaggtgggcgtggttgtgtgcacctatagtcccagctactcggaaggctgaggtatatgagaatcacttgaaccaggaggcagaggttgcagtgagccaagattgcacaactgcgttccagcatgggtgatagagcgagattctgtctcaaataaataaataaataggcaaggtgcagtagctcacacctgtaatcccagcactttgggaggctgaggcgggcagatcacctgaggtgaggagtttgagaccagcctggccgacatggtgaaaccccgtctctactaaaagtacaaaaattagctgggtgtggtcatgtgcgcctgtaatcccagctactcgggaggctgaggcatgagaattgttccaccccgggaggcagaggttgcagtgagccaagatcatgccattgcactccagcctgggaaacaagagtgaaactcagtctcaaaaaataaaaagagaaaagaaaagaaaagagagagagagagagagagaagaggagaagagaagagaagagaagagaagagaagagaagaggagaggagaggaggggaggggaggggaggggaggggaggggaggggaggagaggagaggagaggagaggagaggagaggagaagagaagagaagagaagagaagagaagagaagagaagagaagagaagagaagagaagagaagagaaggaaagaacaaaagaaagaaagacaaaccaCATTCATGGCAGCCAAGGCTCAAAGCCATTTCATACCTTTCAGATTGGCAATAATTTAAAGGACTGATAATAAGTGCTGCTGAATGgcaaaatgaaaactttctcaAACTGCTCATGGGAGTATAAATTAATACAATTTGGAAGGGAAATGTCAATacttaataaagtttaaaaaaaaaaaaaccttctgtaTCAATCAGAGCCAACAAGGAGACAAAAACCACACTAGTTATTTTAACAGAGAGAACTTATAAATAACTTTAACTAGTTATGAGGTTGTAAACCAAGTAAGtgaagagacaaaaagagaacATTAAAGTTATCAGGGAGGTAGCAACTGCAGAAAACAGCTGGGCTGGCATAACAAAGGGAAGAAGTTGacaatttttttggagacagtgtcttgttctgttgcccaagctggagtgcagtggtgcaatcatggcttactgcagcttcaacctccagtctcagactcccaagtacctgggaccacaggtgtggtcccatgcctagctgatttttgaatttttttgtagagatagggtttcaccatatttcccaggctggtcttgactcctgggctcaagcaatccacccaccttggcctcccaaagtgctgggattacaggcgcgatcCACTACACCCAACCATAAGTTGAAATTACTAAAACTTAGAAAGATGGAGGAGGGGTCCCACGTGGCTAGAATTCACATCTCTAAGGAGGTGACACCAGCCAGCTGATACTTGTGTCTCAGAGGGGATGGGCTACCATCTGTGAGTGCTGGAAAGCTGCAAACTAGATTAAACCGCTGCTATGACAAGGAACTGCTGGTGTCTGAGTGAAGAAGCAATGCTGAGCAGACACTCCAATGACCAAGAGCTaataggaatagaaaaaaaggatcaagtcccttcttccctctccagcCCCAAAGTGTATATCTAGTATCTCTTATTGGCAAGGCCCAACAGGGAGCAGTTGGCAAAGCCAAAATGTAGTTTGTAGAGTCACAAAGCACAGTCAAGAAGGGTGGGTTTGGAGCTGGGACACAATAGCTTAATAACCAGCACATTGCCTAAATCCTATGACCCATCAGTTCCACTTCTAGATTTAGACACTAAACTTGAAAAAGATACAAATGTCTTTTACTACGGGAATGGAGAGATAAATGACTAGTCAGACCTATACTTATCAACAAGGACAGATCTTGGAAAGGTAACATTACATGAAAAAAGCAAGCTGCGGAACTTTAAATACAGTGTGatcccatttatgtaaaattatataaagacAATATAGTAGTATGTATTGCACACTTCATGCTATACCAAAAAACTCACAGGAGATTGAAATTCTAAATGTTGAAAGGAAAACCTTTAGAGGAAAGTATAGGAGAATATTATCATCTTGAAACTgataatattaaaacataaaactttagccgggcatggtggctcacacctgtaatcccaacactttcagaggccaaggtgagtggatcacctgaggtcaggagttagaggccagtctgaccaacatggtgaaaccccatctctaccaaaaatacaaaaatcagccaggcatggtggtgcacacctgtaatcccagctactcaagagactgaggcaggagaaatgcttgaacccgggaggcaaaggttgaaatgagctgaggtcatgccattgcactccagcctgggccacagagtgagagtccatctcaaaaaaaattaaaaataaataaataaataaaacataaaacttcagcagaagaaaacagatgacaaaattttaaaaaccaatgacagtctgggagaagatatttgcaacacacatgactggaaaaaaaaaaggatttttatattctcatatgttaaaaaacaacaacatttaAACCAAAAAGCAAGAGATGAACAGCCCATTTGAAAACAATgagcagaggacatgaacagtcaatgcacagaaaaaaaaacccaaatagccAATCAACAGATAAGATGTTCACACACCACTAATtagggaaatctgaataaaagcAATGAGCTATCCCCTAAGGGGATCAGGACATATTTTGATACAAATGTAGGTGCCAAATTTTCACAGGCTCACTGCGTGCCCTGGTGATCATATGCCCCAAGGAGCTTGATCCAATGGTGAGGGAAGTCTTCAGACAGAGGCTTTCTTCATTGTATAACGCCAGGACTGGCCTATGTGAGTTCTCTGATGTTCTGTGAGATGTGCTTTCCGGCagaaagctttcccacattcttgACACTCAAAGGGTCTCTCTCCTGTGTGAATTCGCTGATGCTCAATGAGGCGTACTTTCACATAGAAGGCATTTCCACATTCActacattcataaggtttctctcctgtgtgagttCTCCGGTGTTGACAGAGGGATTTCTTCATACTGAAGATTTTCCCACATTCactacattcatagggtttctctcctgaaTGCATCCTCTGATGTTCAATTAGGCGTGCTTTCACATAGAAAGCATTACCACACTCgttacattcataaggtttctctcctgtgtgaattctctgatggaTCCCAAGAGATGAGTGCACCCTGAAagatttcccacattcattacactgATAGGGCTTTTCAcctgtgtgagttctctgatgATTATTGAGAGTCATCTTCATTCGGAAGAATTTCCCACATTCACCACACTCATAGGGTTTCTCACCTGTGTGAATTCTTTGATGCTGATTTAGGGATTTCTTTGCACGGAAGTTTTTCCCACACTCCCcacattcataaggtttctccCCTGTGTGAGTTCTGTGGTGTTGGGTAAGGGATATCTTTACACGAAATGTTTTCCCACATTCactacattcatagggtttctccccTGTGTGAGTTCGCTGATGAATTGTGAGGGTTGCCTTCTCAGAAAAGGTTTTCCCACATTCAGTACATTCATAGGGTCTCTCTCCAGTGTGTGTTCTTGTATGTAGGATGAGTTGTGACTTCCTGCCAAAagatttcccacattcattacattcaaaGGGTCTCTCCCCTGTGTGAGTTTTCTGATGAGCAATGAGGTATGATCTTGCACTGAAGGTTTTTGCACATTCACCACATTTATAGGGTCTCTCTCCTGTGTGTATTCTCAGATGTTCAACAAGGTTTGATTTCCTGCAAtaagctttcccacattcatgACATTCAAAGTTTTTATCTCCTGTGGGTGTTCTTTTACGTCTAACAAAGCCTGTTTTCTCATGGAAGGCTTTCCCACATCCATTATATTCAACATTTTGATCCAATGTTTGAATCTTCTGATGGTGAAGAAAGTCATTATCATGTCTGAGGGCATTATCCCCAACAGAACCATTGCCACACAGCAGTGAGAGAGatcctttaaaaacaaatcacagcATGTCACTCATTTATGTAAAATCTCAAACTGGCTTCTCTTGTCACAGTATAAAATTAAACTCCTTAACACAACCTTTAAAACTCTAttccagccgggcacagtggctcatgcctgtaaccccagcactttgggaggccaaggtgggcggatcacttgaggtaaggagtttgagatcagcctgcccaacatggcaaaactccatctctactaaaaatacaaaaattagctggccataatggtgcccacctgtaatcccagctacttgggaggctgaggcaagagaatcacttgaacccaggaggtggaggttacagtgagccgagatcgtgccactgcactccagcctgggtgacagacgtgagactccatctgaaaaatacaaacaaacaaacaaaaaaaaccctctattTCCTAAAAGCACATATCAATATCTATCCTTCTTACCTTgcactgattttcttttcaacatCAAACATatgatgtatttatttgtttctggTCACTTTCCCCTACTATATTGTAATCTCCAAGAGAACagagatattattttattcactacCAGTTTCCCACACCTAGAACATACCCAGCATATAACTGATACTCATTTAAAGTTTCATGGATGACTAAATGAATATATGAACGAATGCCTGATAACAGAAAGCATCCAAGGcaatggagggaaggaagaataaatgttgccaggcgtggtggctcatacctctgACCCTAGCATTTccggaggccatggcaggtggatcacttgagcccaggagttcaagaccagcctgggcaacatagtgagattctgtctcaacaaaaaaaataataataataatacaaaaatcagccaggcatggtggtgtgtgcctgtagtcccagctactagggaggctgccCTGGAAAGGTCACTTAAAACGGGGCAGTTGAGGTGTTAAGTTGAGgttgaaccatgattgcaccgttgcactccagcctgggcaacagagagatactctgtctcaaaaaaataaaagaataaatgcttaaGATGAGGCAGAGATAAATAACAGTggtaaataacttaaaaatcaagataaaggccaggtgcggtggctcacgcctataatcccagcactttgagaggccaaggcaggtggatcacttgaggtcaggagtttgtgaccaacctggccaacatggtgaaaccctatctctactaaaagtacaaaaattagccaggcgtggtggcatgcacctgtaatcccagctgctcgagaggctgaggcaggagaattgcttgagcccaggaggcggaggttgtggtgagctgagatcacaccactgcactccagtctggatgacagagtgagactccatcaaaaaaaaaaaaaaaaaaatcaagataaaacaGGAGAAAGCACTGAAGTTTGAGTGTGATATTAAGATGTGTGACTTTGGTATCTGAAGCATGTAGATCTTCcgtccttattttctttttttttttttttttttttgagacggagtctcactgtgtctcccaggctggagtgcagtggcccgatctcggctcactgcaagctccgccctccgggttcacgccattctcccgcctcagcctcccaagtagctgggactacaggcacccgctaccgcgcccggctagttttttgtatttttagtagagacggggtttcaccatgttagccaggatagtctcgatctcctgaccttgtgatccacccgcctcggcctcccaaagtgctgggattacaggcttgagccaccgcgcccggctcgtCCTTATTTTCAAAGAGCTAGGACCTCTAAAAAGAGATTCCTAGAAAGTGTTGCACCCTTTGACCTGAATTTCCGGGCTCTTATTTCCCCTATTTTCCATATGTCCAGTTCTTGCCCACTTACCTGAGTAACGATGGCCTGAGGATTCCTCCTCTAATATCCACAGCTCTTCTCCTCGCTCCAACTTGAAAATCATCTCTGGTTTGGCCACGCAGAGGCCTGTTAATGGGAAATGGCACAGGACGTGGGCCAAGTTGTCTGAGCTCTAGGGCCTCTGATGGAGGAGGAAGGTGCATCTTCATGAGCTGCACAAGGAAGGGGGCCCATTTAAAGCTTTCATTGGGGAAGTaagaacacacacatttttcctGGTGCCCTAAACTGACTACTCATCTGTGACTCTCAATATCATTAAACCCTCACAAGGCTGCACATGTTACAGCAACCAAGAAAGGAAACACATGCTCCTAGGAGTTACATGGACAATCATCCTCACCCACAGATGCCAGGTTGCTGTAGGTCTCCAGCATCACATCCTTGTGCATGGTCCTCTGAGCAGGGTCCAGTCTGTGCCACTCCTGTCGGGTGAAATCCACAGCCACGTCCTCAAATGACACGGACCCCTGTAATAACAATCTCCAGTGATCAGAATGGGATGCATGAAAAAGATGTGCAGGAACTAATCTTCTCAATGGAGCCCTGTTGAAAGTCGACTAAAAGGAGCTACACTGGATACCTGATTTCGTGTCTTGCTTGATACACTTTTGGGGTGGGGGGTACCCAGAACAGCTCTGTTACTGTGTTAATTTATTAATGCATGAAGAAaagaccactgcactcctgagTTAACACTATGTGCCTCAGTAAGCATATTTCTGGAAAaccaataaaaaaacaaacaaacactatgTGTCGGGACATGTGCAAGTTGCTGggttaaaaaatgaagaagcagtctgggcgcagtggctcacgcctgtaatcccagcactttgggaggccaagctgggcagatcgcctgaggtcagaagttcaagaccagactggccaacatggtgaaaccccatctctactaaaaatacaaaaattagctgggcttgctggtgcacatctgtagtcccagttactcaggaggctgaggcaggagaatcacttgaacccaggaggtggaggttgcagtgagccaagatcacaccactgcactccagcttgggtgacagagcaagactccatcttaaaaaaaaaaaaaagaagaagaagaagaagaagaagaagaagaagaagaagaagaagaagaagaagaagaagaagaagaagctggctgggcatggtggctcacatctgtgatcatagcactttgggaggccaaggcaggcagatcacttgaggttaggagttcagactagcctggccaacatggtgaaaccccatctctactaaaaataaaaaataaaaaataaaaattagctgggcatggtggagggtgcctgcagtcccagctactcaggagcctgaggcaagagaatcacttgaactcaggaggtagtggctgcagtgagctgagattgtgccactgcactccagcctgggtgacagagagaccctgtctcaaaacaaacaaacaaaatatatttatacttatgAACAATACAGAAGTGCTGTTCTGTGGGAGAAAGGGAGACAGTATTGCTCCCAGGATAACTGCATGAACAGCTGGGATGAGGCTGGAACCATATATAGACATTAGCAAAACAGGATAGACAATGAGTTGATGGAAGAAAAATTGAGATTGATTTTAGAGTGTTTATGGAACATACTGACGGAGATGTCcagctggagctcaggagagaaGGCTAGCAGAGGCCAAGGTTTGGGGAGGGTAAGATCATTTCAGTACCAGCTGAAACCACCAGAATAAATTGGATAGCTAAGAAAGAGCACAGTTTGAGAGAAGCACCAAGTACAGAGTTTGAGGGAGCACCAATATGCTATGAAGGTTGCAGAGTAAattcttgatatggtttggatctgcgtcttcacccaaatctcatgttgaattgtaatccccaatgttggaggtggggcctggtgggaggggattggATTATGAGGgtagtttctcatggtttaacaccatcctcCCTTGGTGCTGTCATCGccatagtgagttctcatgagatctggttgtttaaaagtgtgtggcacctgtGCCCCAATTCCTCccgctctggccatgtaagatgtgcctgctgtctgggcacagtggctcatgcctgtaatcccagcactttgggaggctgaagcaggcggatagcttgagcccaggaatttgagcagactgggcaacatggcgaaatcctgtctctacaaacaaacaaaaattagctgggcattgtggtgcatgcctataatcccagctacttgggggactgaggcaggaggatcacttgagcccaggaggtcaaggctgcagtgagccaagatgacaccactgcactccagcctgtgtgacagagcgagatcctatcttacacacacacacacacacgcacacacacacacacaaagatatgctgccgggcatggtggctcacgcctataatcccagcactttggaagactgaggtgggtggatcacctgaggtcaggagtttgagaccagcctggctaacatggtgaaaccccatttctactataaatacaaaaattagcggggcgtggtggtgcacacctgtaatcccagcaatcccagctactcaggaggctgaggcaggagaatcgcgaatcacttgaacccaggaggcggaggttgcaatgagctgagatcatgcccttgcactctagcctgggtgacaagagtgaaactccgtttaaaaaaaaaaaaaaagttatttcttcctctttgccttctgctatggattggaagtttcctgaggcctccccagaagccattATGCTTTttgtagagcctgcagaaccatgagccaattaaatctcttttctttataaattacccagtctcaggtatttctttatagcaatccaagaacagactaatacaattattAGATGGTAGAAATAGAACCAGGAAAGTGTGGGGTCTTGGAAGGTAGGAGGGGAGACAGTTTCAAGTAACAGTGCCATTTCCAGTTTAAAGTGATAGGTAAgaaatgagccaggtatggtggtgcaggcctgtaatcccagctactcaggaggctgaggcaggagaatttcttgaactcgggaggtggaggttgcagtgagccaagttccatctcaaaaaaaaaaaaaaagagaaaaaaagaaaagaaatggaagatataTTACTATATATCCCCAACgacattaaaatgagaataagagaATGCCACGAACATATTTATTCACATAAATTCaccaacttagatgaaatggaccaattccatgaaatatataaaacaccaAAACTTACCCAAAGAGAAACTGACAACTGAATGGAATATcaattaaagaaactgaatttgtggtttaaaaccttccaaaaaagaaattccCAGGCCTTGATAGTTTCActagtaaattctaccaaatatttaaggaatacaTCAGTTCTATACAATccttcctcttccattttctaGACAAGGACA
The sequence above is drawn from the Theropithecus gelada isolate Dixy chromosome X, Tgel_1.0, whole genome shotgun sequence genome and encodes:
- the ZNF157 gene encoding zinc finger protein 157, with product MPANGTSPQGFPALIPGEPGRSFEGSVSFEDVAVDFTRQEWHRLDPAQRTMHKDVMLETYSNLASVGLCVAKPEMIFKLERGEELWILEEESSGHRYSGSLSLLCGNGSVGDNALRHDNDFLHHQKIQTLDQNVEYNGCGKAFHEKTGFVRRKRTPTGDKNFECHECGKAYCRKSNLVEHLRIHTGERPYKCGECAKTFSARSYLIAHQKTHTGERPFECNECGKSFGRKSQLILHTRTHTGERPYECTECGKTFSEKATLTIHQRTHTGEKPYECSECGKTFRVKISLTQHHRTHTGEKPYECGECGKNFRAKKSLNQHQRIHTGEKPYECGECGKFFRMKMTLNNHQRTHTGEKPYQCNECGKSFRVHSSLGIHQRIHTGEKPYECNECGNAFYVKARLIEHQRMHSGEKPYECSECGKIFSMKKSLCQHRRTHTGEKPYECSECGNAFYVKVRLIEHQRIHTGERPFECQECGKAFCRKAHLTEHQRTHIGQSWRYTMKKASV